In the genome of Prevotella sp. HUN102, one region contains:
- a CDS encoding peptidase domain-containing ABC transporter — translation MTELSKKSIISIHQRDAMDCGPTCLAMIATYYKRHSDIEKIRKYCSSSKNGISLLGIDKAAKKIGFNTVVGCLGVKRLLQDNFSPCILHWNQNHFVVLYKVKKGKTFYIADPGKGLVKYDFEEFKKHWISTKNNGEEKGIAMFLEPTPEFYTNNIAEDDTRDGRSFKFLFRYIRKYHKYFGQIVLGLLVGSLLQLILPFLTQSIVDMGIRNQDVGFIWLILLGQLMLTVSRTAIDFIRRWLLLHISMRINISLVSDFFIKLLKLPMAFFDTKLMGDLMQRMGDHGRVNSFLTQQTLNIVFSLFTFIVFSIVLLAYDWLVFTIFMLGSLLYGSWLALFLRRRKVLDYELFEQQAINNNKTYEFITSMQEIKLQDCEQRRRWEWEDVQADLFGVQIKSLRLQQTQEAGAIFINELKNIVITVVAATAVIHGQLTLGMMLAVQYIIGQLNSPVEQLMGFFYSIQDVKISLDRINEIHHMEDENGKLGLENKVKEKDRGIELVNVGFKYDPHTLKNIIDGVSIHIPKGKVTAIVGASGSGKTTLIKLLLGYYPTLTGEIRIGETDINTLNKKWWRKQCGVVMQDGVIFSESIARNIAVDDGNIDEQRLIKAARIACIDEYVMNLPLKYNTKIGRDGVGLSQGQKQRILIARAVYKNPTYIFLDEATNSLDANNERRIVQNLDAFYKGKTVVIVAHRLSTVRNADQIVVLDKGKVVETGNHEELTKKRGTYYALVKNQLELGN, via the coding sequence ATGACGGAATTGAGCAAGAAAAGTATCATATCTATCCATCAAAGAGACGCAATGGACTGTGGCCCTACTTGTTTAGCAATGATAGCCACGTATTATAAGCGGCATTCTGATATAGAAAAAATACGAAAATATTGCTCCTCAAGCAAAAATGGAATTTCTTTACTTGGAATCGACAAGGCTGCTAAAAAGATAGGATTTAATACTGTGGTTGGGTGTTTGGGAGTAAAAAGGCTTTTACAAGATAATTTTTCTCCCTGCATCCTCCATTGGAATCAGAATCACTTCGTAGTACTCTACAAGGTAAAGAAAGGAAAGACGTTCTACATCGCCGACCCCGGAAAGGGACTCGTGAAATACGATTTTGAGGAATTCAAGAAGCACTGGATAAGCACGAAAAACAATGGAGAAGAAAAAGGCATAGCAATGTTTCTCGAACCCACACCGGAGTTCTATACTAACAACATTGCCGAAGATGACACAAGAGATGGGCGTTCATTCAAGTTCCTGTTCAGATACATAAGGAAGTACCACAAGTATTTCGGGCAAATAGTTTTGGGACTGCTTGTAGGAAGTCTGTTGCAACTCATACTGCCCTTCCTCACACAGTCTATCGTAGACATGGGAATAAGGAATCAGGACGTCGGATTCATCTGGCTCATCCTTCTGGGACAACTGATGCTTACAGTCAGCCGGACAGCAATAGACTTCATACGCCGGTGGCTTCTGCTGCACATATCTATGAGGATAAACATATCACTTGTGAGCGATTTCTTCATTAAGCTGCTCAAACTGCCGATGGCTTTCTTCGACACCAAACTGATGGGAGACCTTATGCAAAGAATGGGAGACCACGGGCGTGTGAACAGTTTCCTCACACAGCAGACGCTGAACATCGTTTTCTCGCTCTTTACCTTTATTGTCTTCAGCATCGTGCTGCTGGCCTATGACTGGCTTGTCTTCACTATATTTATGCTCGGCAGTCTGCTCTATGGCAGTTGGCTCGCCCTCTTCCTCAGACGCAGAAAGGTGCTCGACTATGAACTCTTCGAGCAACAGGCCATAAACAACAACAAGACCTACGAGTTCATCACGTCGATGCAGGAAATCAAACTCCAAGACTGCGAACAACGCAGGCGATGGGAATGGGAGGACGTACAGGCCGACCTCTTCGGCGTGCAGATAAAATCGCTCAGGCTACAGCAGACACAGGAAGCCGGAGCAATATTCATCAACGAACTGAAGAACATTGTCATAACAGTGGTGGCGGCGACAGCAGTGATACACGGACAGCTTACTCTCGGAATGATGCTCGCCGTGCAGTACATCATTGGACAGCTCAACTCTCCCGTAGAGCAGCTGATGGGATTCTTCTATTCCATACAGGACGTGAAAATCAGCCTCGATCGCATCAATGAGATACATCACATGGAAGATGAGAATGGAAAGCTAGGTCTTGAAAACAAAGTGAAGGAGAAAGACAGGGGGATAGAACTCGTGAACGTAGGTTTCAAATACGACCCTCATACCCTGAAAAACATCATCGACGGTGTGAGCATACATATTCCCAAGGGAAAGGTCACGGCCATTGTAGGAGCTTCGGGAAGTGGGAAAACCACTCTCATAAAACTCTTGCTGGGCTATTATCCCACGCTGACAGGAGAGATAAGGATAGGAGAAACGGACATCAACACGCTCAACAAGAAATGGTGGCGCAAACAGTGTGGCGTGGTAATGCAGGATGGCGTGATATTCTCAGAGTCAATAGCCCGAAACATTGCCGTGGACGACGGCAACATAGACGAACAGCGGCTCATCAAGGCTGCGAGGATTGCCTGCATCGATGAATACGTTATGAATCTCCCCCTGAAGTACAATACCAAAATCGGTAGAGACGGTGTGGGGCTAAGTCAGGGACAGAAGCAGCGCATACTCATTGCCAGAGCCGTCTACAAGAATCCGACCTATATCTTCCTCGATGAAGCCACAAATTCCCTCGATGCCAACAATGAGAGGAGGATAGTGCAGAATCTTGACGCATTCTACAAAGGAAAAACCGTCGTAATCGTGGCACACAGGCTCAGTACTGTCAGGAATGCCGACCAAATAGTGGTGCTGGACAAAGGAAAGGTGGTAGAAACCGGGAATCACGAAGAGCTTACGAAAAAGCGTGGCACATACTACGCCCTTGTGAAGAATCAGTTGGAACTGGGAAACTAA
- a CDS encoding GLPGLI family protein produces the protein MKYIWTIFFVLISSVVTAQKKLDAANLECQYQYIYVKDTLKKIMGEDDRLILLVGPKLSKCASYYSLQIDSLEENPKGNEIYEAEIMEFLKTGVRPRHKRMKTYVYKNLPEGKMTVTDGMTLQDYIYTDSLNNIDWTISDSTKTILNYTVQMATCDYRGHHWTAWFAPDVPVSDGPWKLHGLPGLIMEAYDTKAYHHFTLMGIRKVKDIPIVMSKTYVGTKKYEKVSRQKFIKMERQYYEDTTGMIRLETGIDLDPNSSRKVLTFQPLETE, from the coding sequence ATGAAATACATTTGGACCATTTTTTTTGTATTAATATCATCTGTTGTAACTGCACAGAAGAAACTTGACGCTGCCAATCTGGAGTGTCAGTATCAATATATATATGTAAAGGATACTCTGAAAAAAATAATGGGAGAGGACGACAGACTCATACTGCTGGTAGGACCGAAACTGTCAAAATGTGCCAGTTATTACAGTCTTCAGATTGATTCTTTAGAAGAGAATCCCAAGGGCAATGAAATCTATGAGGCAGAAATTATGGAGTTTTTAAAAACAGGTGTACGGCCACGGCATAAGCGTATGAAGACCTATGTCTATAAAAATCTTCCTGAGGGGAAAATGACCGTTACTGACGGAATGACGCTGCAGGACTATATCTACACCGACTCGCTGAATAATATTGACTGGACGATCAGCGATTCCACCAAAACGATACTGAACTACACCGTGCAGATGGCCACGTGCGACTACCGGGGACACCACTGGACGGCGTGGTTCGCTCCTGACGTGCCCGTCAGCGACGGACCTTGGAAACTGCACGGACTGCCAGGACTCATAATGGAGGCATACGACACTAAGGCCTATCATCACTTCACACTCATGGGAATACGAAAGGTAAAGGATATACCCATCGTGATGAGCAAAACCTATGTAGGCACCAAGAAGTATGAAAAGGTAAGCAGACAGAAATTCATCAAGATGGAAAGACAGTATTATGAAGATACGACCGGAATGATCAGGCTCGAAACGGGCATTGACCTCGACCCTAATTCCTCTCGTAAGGTTTTGACCTTCCAACCTCTGGAAACGGAATAA
- a CDS encoding radical SAM protein produces the protein MAIKVSKYTIFHRQGEKLYLYHQLSKTLLEIDEELYTALTNPNLDILSPDVKQCLENAFVLIDESIEESDAVKAANFRCRYNSDSIRITILPTLNCNFQCWYCYENHKPSRISKEGTFSILEFIKKETISKSKKNIILDWFGGEPMLCFNSIIYPFSKQLISWCKENNITLYCMTTTNGSLINENNVVKINEIGLSQFQITLDGGKELHNKTRFSNNLTNSYDTIVSNIHLLCNKVKNIHIELRINYTPENIHTLSSILDDFDFKIRHKIQISPHIVWQKSDKIMDLNKSIQNFCQEALIKGYSVPDNILRNRCLSCYTENADQYVINYDLSVYKCTARDYDKKYSIGKILPNGKFLPNGLYYKYITETAPFINEECLKCNILPSCMFATSCLQKKIEGSNYSCCRELITESISSFINKKIISL, from the coding sequence ATGGCTATAAAAGTAAGTAAATATACAATATTTCATCGACAAGGAGAAAAATTATATTTATATCATCAACTTAGCAAAACTTTATTGGAAATTGATGAGGAGTTGTACACTGCATTAACAAATCCAAATTTAGACATCCTTTCCCCTGATGTAAAACAATGTCTCGAAAACGCTTTTGTGCTTATAGATGAATCAATAGAAGAAAGTGATGCTGTCAAAGCAGCAAATTTTCGTTGTAGATACAATTCTGATTCTATACGCATCACGATATTACCCACATTGAATTGTAATTTCCAATGCTGGTATTGCTATGAAAATCATAAACCTTCCAGAATTAGCAAAGAAGGGACATTTTCAATATTAGAGTTTATTAAGAAGGAAACTATCTCAAAATCTAAAAAGAATATTATTCTTGATTGGTTTGGTGGAGAACCTATGTTGTGTTTTAACAGTATAATTTATCCATTTTCAAAACAGTTAATTTCTTGGTGCAAAGAAAATAATATAACTTTGTACTGTATGACAACAACAAACGGAAGTCTTATTAATGAAAACAATGTTGTAAAAATCAATGAAATTGGACTATCGCAATTTCAAATAACATTAGATGGTGGTAAAGAATTACACAACAAGACAAGATTTTCAAACAATTTAACAAATTCCTATGATACAATTGTCTCAAACATACATCTGCTTTGCAATAAAGTAAAAAACATACATATCGAACTTAGAATCAATTACACCCCTGAAAATATACATACACTATCTTCTATTCTTGATGATTTTGATTTTAAAATTAGACACAAGATTCAAATCTCACCACACATTGTTTGGCAAAAATCAGATAAAATTATGGATTTAAATAAAAGCATTCAAAATTTTTGCCAAGAAGCCCTAATAAAGGGGTATTCTGTTCCTGACAACATACTAAGAAACCGATGTTTGTCATGTTATACAGAAAATGCAGACCAATATGTCATAAACTATGATTTGTCTGTATATAAATGTACTGCAAGAGATTATGATAAAAAATATTCAATAGGAAAAATTCTCCCTAATGGAAAATTCCTTCCAAATGGATTATATTATAAATATATTACTGAGACTGCTCCTTTTATTAATGAGGAATGCCTTAAATGCAATATCTTACCAAGTTGTATGTTTGCCACATCTTGTTTACAGAAAAAAATAGAAGGGTCTAATTATTCCTGCTGTAGGGAACTTATCACGGAAAGCATTAGCAGTTTTATAAATAAAAAAATAATATCATTATGA
- a CDS encoding lipopolysaccharide assembly protein LapB gives MRHITAIIALIALLLTGCGNSTYHGKLDAIDSLIAHQDEKALTALDSLAPYQEDFTRGENMRYHFLLADAHNQFFVPMTADTFMTDVAEYYEDKGSEQQQVKALYLLGCVYRDRNDAPQAIEYYHRAISRADTTKNDCDYFQLCRVYAQMAGIFDDQRVPALEIPMWQKAIKYAEMAKDTLSAINYLEHSSGAYYMLGQKEKAYEICKETYKRYKDFGYSDWAAASLSLIIDYELNTKKLDKVKQHIDEYTYKSGDFIRKTSFHNYYNARYYEIIGKRDSSASYYYKLLENTNRISNLENGYRGLMNYYQYRNLPDSVTKYATLFADANDSASFNNSMAEIVRMKAQYNYNAQQFIAKEKAEESARLQKIIYCICLGFGLILFSTYFYVKKVKKKQREKQMATNKEYTSLLFRHRELTDELASLHTDLALYKNDKEEEISLLQRQLNAFRETEYKVGEWDQEEALLSHQTVRRFHELSSRIAVPSESEWSDLFEITAQNIPDFYEVLMNADLLLTDKEIKTCLLIRLYFIPSEIAILLNVTKQRVTNLRGTLNKKLFNTEGTNGLDKRIRSI, from the coding sequence ATGAGACATATAACTGCCATTATCGCACTGATTGCCCTTTTGCTGACAGGGTGCGGCAACTCAACATATCACGGAAAACTCGATGCCATAGACAGCCTCATCGCCCATCAGGACGAAAAGGCACTCACGGCATTGGACAGCCTTGCGCCATACCAAGAGGACTTTACAAGGGGAGAGAATATGCGCTATCACTTCCTCCTCGCAGATGCGCACAACCAGTTTTTCGTGCCGATGACAGCCGATACCTTTATGACCGACGTGGCGGAATACTACGAGGACAAGGGCAGCGAGCAGCAGCAAGTGAAGGCATTGTATCTTCTCGGATGCGTGTACCGCGACAGGAACGACGCACCACAGGCAATAGAATACTACCACAGAGCCATTTCCCGAGCCGACACCACAAAAAACGACTGCGATTATTTCCAGCTATGCAGAGTCTATGCACAGATGGCAGGCATATTCGACGACCAGAGGGTGCCTGCATTGGAGATTCCGATGTGGCAAAAAGCCATTAAATATGCTGAAATGGCAAAAGACACTCTTTCTGCCATTAATTACCTTGAACATTCTTCCGGGGCATATTATATGCTGGGACAAAAAGAAAAAGCATACGAAATCTGCAAGGAAACATACAAAAGATATAAAGATTTTGGATATAGCGACTGGGCCGCTGCGTCATTATCCTTAATTATCGACTATGAGCTGAATACTAAAAAACTGGATAAAGTCAAGCAACATATTGATGAATATACCTATAAATCGGGTGATTTCATAAGAAAGACTTCTTTTCACAATTATTACAATGCCAGATATTACGAAATTATTGGCAAAAGAGATTCTTCAGCATCATATTACTACAAGTTATTGGAAAATACCAATCGTATTTCAAATTTGGAGAATGGCTATCGTGGGTTGATGAACTACTACCAATACAGAAACCTTCCTGATTCTGTTACAAAATATGCTACACTTTTTGCCGACGCGAACGATTCCGCCAGTTTCAACAACTCAATGGCAGAAATTGTCCGTATGAAGGCACAGTACAACTATAACGCCCAGCAGTTCATTGCCAAGGAAAAGGCAGAGGAAAGCGCACGGCTGCAAAAGATTATATATTGTATATGTTTAGGTTTCGGTCTGATTCTCTTTTCAACATATTTCTATGTAAAGAAAGTAAAGAAAAAACAGAGGGAGAAGCAGATGGCAACGAACAAGGAATATACGTCTTTGCTTTTCAGGCACCGGGAGCTGACAGACGAACTGGCTTCGCTGCATACAGACTTGGCACTTTATAAGAACGACAAGGAAGAAGAAATCAGCTTATTGCAGCGGCAGCTTAACGCTTTCAGGGAAACTGAATACAAGGTGGGAGAATGGGATCAGGAAGAGGCATTGCTCTCTCACCAGACTGTAAGAAGATTCCACGAGCTTTCCTCACGCATTGCCGTGCCTTCTGAAAGTGAATGGAGCGATCTGTTTGAAATAACCGCTCAAAACATCCCCGACTTTTACGAGGTGCTTATGAACGCCGATTTATTGCTGACAGATAAAGAAATAAAAACCTGCCTCCTGATCAGGCTGTACTTTATTCCATCAGAGATTGCAATTCTGCTGAATGTAACCAAGCAGCGCGTAACGAATTTGCGCGGCACACTCAATAAAAAACTGTTCAACACCGAGGGAACAAATGGCCTTGACAAGCGTATCAGAAGCATTTAG
- a CDS encoding outer membrane beta-barrel protein: MKLKTVLLLILSLLGQISISAQESRKRIFGTVVNTKGEPLEFINVTVRNLSDSTFITGKLTDGRGQFVFDSIPSPVWLVFSGVGYKTQRTKADDTEMRIALEENQTELSEVVVLGSYTTRKPSGALTVRMQGNPIAEGKNTMEALRYVQGVQVMNSNILVNGKEGTLIYLGDRLISSSELQAIPASMVKNVEIVSNPGIAYGKDAVGGIVKVTLREQQGMIGNAELAAQTDKMGLVDLMLSSAIQYQKGKFTLYNNLKGGGGTYRTRYDRTDSYLGYTEYRHSDTDKKEKAIIENIGMTYKISPAQTLSLYGGFYWVNDRINLENTTGKLLAFRQNDRQKFNELNAGLYYKLGLPVGEGSSFSAKVEYFRQNSGTDETYFREKEDNTRLDQTMDYLKADPCVELSFKDGSSLSAGFRFTRAVDNNRTDGIENPLLNGIRRQDFRISGGDNSPWIEYGRMFGKKLYAQAGASYLATDVRYKDQLYPAADYKVESRGLFANVQLQYVLNPAKRSFLTLAYKKDFSLPSYGYYSPLAIYQNEKLYSIGNQKLRKESFHAVELNWYVNPRWTITYRLRTGKDIIHVMAHQDAKNPEVVYTQPDNVGKLVGNYLSLSYTNRFFSRWNTNNLVYARHDYESMPELDVRKVSFGWSLDQQVQLRENLGLTLSFNGETPREKLSYKTGIRYGVDLGAYMTLLNNRMNISLMAANILHSENEMTFRTGGIEMKRIDVSPLTRLKLSVSWNFAAGDKIKRQKNNIVNSTARETPTL, from the coding sequence ATGAAATTGAAAACAGTCTTACTTCTTATTCTCTCCCTATTGGGACAGATAAGCATTTCCGCACAGGAGAGCAGGAAGAGAATCTTCGGAACGGTCGTGAACACGAAAGGCGAACCTTTGGAGTTCATTAACGTAACCGTAAGAAACCTTTCGGATTCCACATTCATAACCGGAAAACTTACCGACGGGCGAGGGCAATTCGTCTTTGACAGCATTCCCTCGCCGGTCTGGCTCGTCTTCAGCGGCGTGGGCTACAAAACGCAGCGCACAAAGGCTGACGACACCGAAATGAGGATTGCACTCGAAGAGAACCAGACCGAACTCTCCGAGGTGGTGGTGCTCGGCTCCTATACCACGAGGAAACCCTCCGGTGCACTCACCGTAAGGATGCAGGGAAACCCCATTGCAGAGGGCAAGAACACGATGGAGGCTCTCAGATACGTGCAGGGCGTGCAGGTAATGAACAGCAACATCCTCGTAAACGGCAAGGAAGGAACGCTCATCTACCTCGGCGACAGGCTCATTTCCAGTTCAGAGCTTCAGGCCATACCGGCATCTATGGTAAAGAACGTTGAAATCGTATCCAATCCCGGCATTGCCTACGGAAAGGATGCCGTGGGAGGCATCGTCAAGGTTACGTTAAGGGAGCAGCAGGGAATGATAGGCAACGCCGAACTGGCAGCTCAGACAGACAAGATGGGGCTGGTGGACCTGATGCTATCCTCGGCAATACAGTATCAGAAGGGGAAGTTCACGCTCTACAACAACCTCAAGGGAGGAGGGGGAACGTACAGGACACGATACGATAGAACCGACTCCTATCTCGGATACACCGAATACAGGCATTCCGATACCGACAAGAAGGAGAAAGCCATTATTGAGAACATCGGGATGACCTACAAGATTAGCCCCGCACAGACGCTGAGCCTCTACGGAGGTTTTTACTGGGTAAACGACAGGATAAACTTGGAAAACACCACAGGAAAACTATTGGCGTTCAGACAGAACGACAGGCAGAAGTTCAACGAACTGAATGCCGGCCTCTACTACAAGCTCGGACTGCCTGTGGGCGAAGGTTCGTCCTTCTCGGCAAAGGTGGAATATTTCAGGCAGAACAGTGGAACCGACGAGACGTATTTCAGGGAAAAGGAAGACAATACACGGCTCGACCAGACGATGGACTACCTCAAGGCCGACCCGTGCGTGGAGCTTAGTTTCAAGGACGGAAGCAGCCTCAGCGCAGGATTTAGGTTCACAAGAGCGGTGGACAACAACCGGACTGACGGAATAGAGAATCCGTTGCTCAACGGAATAAGGAGACAGGACTTCAGGATTTCGGGCGGCGACAACTCGCCGTGGATAGAATACGGACGTATGTTCGGAAAGAAACTCTACGCACAGGCGGGGGCGAGCTATCTGGCAACGGACGTCCGCTACAAGGACCAACTCTATCCCGCAGCCGACTACAAGGTGGAGTCCAGAGGTCTCTTTGCCAACGTGCAGCTGCAATACGTGCTCAATCCCGCAAAGAGGTCCTTCCTCACGCTCGCCTACAAGAAAGACTTCTCCCTGCCGAGCTACGGATATTACAGTCCGTTGGCCATCTATCAGAACGAGAAGCTGTACAGCATAGGAAACCAGAAGCTGAGGAAGGAGAGTTTCCACGCCGTGGAGCTGAACTGGTACGTAAACCCACGGTGGACGATAACCTACCGGCTCAGAACCGGAAAGGACATCATCCACGTGATGGCGCATCAGGACGCTAAGAATCCCGAAGTGGTCTACACGCAGCCCGACAACGTGGGGAAACTGGTGGGCAACTACCTCTCCCTTTCCTACACCAACAGGTTCTTCAGCCGTTGGAACACCAACAACCTCGTATATGCCAGACACGATTATGAGTCGATGCCCGAACTCGACGTGAGAAAGGTCTCCTTCGGATGGAGTCTCGACCAGCAGGTGCAGCTCAGGGAGAATCTCGGCCTGACGCTCTCATTCAATGGGGAAACGCCACGGGAGAAGCTGAGCTACAAAACCGGCATCAGATACGGAGTAGACCTCGGTGCCTATATGACCCTGCTCAACAATCGGATGAACATAAGTCTTATGGCAGCCAACATCCTGCACAGCGAGAACGAAATGACCTTCAGGACCGGCGGCATAGAAATGAAGCGCATCGATGTGTCGCCTCTGACGCGCCTGAAGCTCTCCGTGTCGTGGAACTTCGCTGCCGGCGATAAGATAAAGCGACAGAAAAACAACATCGTAAACTCTACTGCGAGGGAAACACCGACGTTATGA
- a CDS encoding GLPGLI family protein: MKYIWTTLFVLIASVATAQKKLDDAKLECQYYYVYQNDTLKGSTKDDRLVLLIGAKISKCYSYHSLQIDSLEENPNGNKIYLQEVKEFLRTGVRPRHKRMKAYTYKNYPEGKMTVTDGLMLQDYIYTDSLNNIDWSVSDSTKTILNYTVQMATCDYRGHHWTAWFAPDVPVSDGPWKLHGLPGLIMEAYDTKAYHHFTLVGIRKVKDMPIVMSKTYVGTNKFEKTNRKSFLKMQRQYLENMTGMIKLETGIDLDPNSSRRVLTFQPLETE; this comes from the coding sequence ATGAAATACATTTGGACTACACTTTTTGTATTGATAGCATCTGTTGCAACTGCACAGAAGAAACTTGATGATGCCAAGCTGGAGTGCCAATACTACTATGTCTATCAGAACGATACTTTAAAAGGAAGCACGAAAGACGACAGATTAGTATTGCTAATCGGAGCAAAAATTTCTAAATGTTATAGTTACCATAGCCTTCAAATCGATTCGTTAGAAGAAAATCCTAATGGTAATAAAATTTATCTTCAAGAAGTTAAAGAATTTCTAAGAACAGGTGTACGGCCACGGCATAAGCGTATGAAAGCCTACACCTATAAGAATTATCCCGAGGGAAAAATGACAGTTACCGACGGATTGATGCTGCAGGACTATATCTATACGGATTCGCTGAACAATATTGACTGGTCTGTTAGCGATTCTACTAAAACTATCCTGAACTATACCGTGCAGATGGCTACGTGCGACTATCGGGGACACCACTGGACGGCGTGGTTCGCTCCTGACGTGCCCGTCAGCGACGGACCTTGGAAACTGCACGGACTGCCGGGACTCATAATGGAGGCATACGATACAAAGGCATATCATCACTTCACGCTTGTGGGAATACGAAAGGTAAAGGATATGCCCATCGTGATGAGCAAAACCTATGTAGGCACCAACAAATTTGAAAAGACAAACCGGAAAAGTTTCCTCAAGATGCAAAGGCAGTATCTTGAAAATATGACAGGAATGATTAAACTCGAAACAGGTATAGACCTCGACCCAAATTCCTCTCGCAGGGTGTTAACCTTCCAACCTCTGGAAACGGAGTAA